The Acidobacteriota bacterium DNA segment TGCCATACATCGATAGCATTGGGTCAAGCAGGCGAGTTTTTTGAAGTCCTAAAAACACCGGGTCGGTGCGCAGCAATGTGCCGAGTCCGCGAGGTGATAAAAGATTTTGCGTAGGTTTGCCGGGTTGTTCTTCGGGCAAAGGATTGCCGATTTCCGCGGCTTTGCGCCCGCCGCGTTCAAAGGTGCGCAGGATGTTGCCCATCTGGGTGATTTCCCAGCGCGGCAACGGGTCAATAAACGCGAGTACGCCTTTCTCTTTCTTCTCCTGTTCGGTCGGTTGTGGATAGCTAAAGAGTCGTTGCGGCAAACCGTCTTGGTTATAGCTTTCACCGAAGCGGTAATTTTTGAGCGGAAACGAACCATTGTTATAAAGCGCAGCGCCCCAGAGCATCGACCCTGTGGTCATCATGCTTTTGCGGACTTTGTGAACATCGCCGGTGTGACAACCCGACGCGCCGCAACTCAAGTTGGCGACGCGCAAATCGCCGGGATTGATGAAACGTATGAATTCCGCGCTCTCTTTCAAAGTGAGCATCGCGGGTCTTTGCGGATTTGCCGAGGTTTTCCAGAACTCAGGATAGCGCGGCTGCACGTGCGCTTGTTTTTTGGTCTCTTCGTAGACGGGTGAATTTTGCGACGCGCCTGGCGCGAGTCTGGCATCGGCATTGCCGCCGTGACAATCAATACAGCCGATGGTGAGTTTGCCGTTGTGCATATCTTCGATGCCGGTGTGGCAATCGAGACAACCGGCGCTGCGCCGCGCAGCTTCCTCTTCGGTCATATTAAAAAGCGAAGTCGCGGGTTGCGATGAGTTTTGCGCTTGTGGATTTGAATCAACAAGCGAATTAGATGAAGCGATGTTGGGGTCATCAGGTTGCTGATTGGCTTTGACAATCGCAGCCGGACGATTCAATCCGAAAACGCAATACAGGCTGATCATCAAAACGATGAACAATAATTTAAGCGCGTTGTTTGATGATGATTTCATTAACTATCACCAAGCCACAAAGTGGCGAAACTCAATAGCTCAGAGCGATGCCCTGAGCCATACCAAACGAATTTCTCAATAAACCAGCTTCACTTTTACGAATGCCGAAAACAGCGTTTTGGCATTCGCGCCGCACCCTTGCCCCGAACAGTTCGAGCTGAAAATATCTTTGAAACCGGTGCCGGGAATGAGCGACGAAAAGCCGCCCGCGATGATGATATTTTCGTTTAAAATCGGGCGAAAGATGACCCCCAACCCGTAATCAAAGCCGATGGATTTGCGCACATTCGGTTGAAACAACAATTCCGAAAGCGTTTCGGTGCGATGAAAATGCGAGTAATTGGCATTCAACACGCCGCGCATTTTGGGCGTAAGTTCGGCTTCCACTCCGGCGTTATAAACCAGTATGCCGGGATTGACGAAATTCGCTTGCCCTTCAAATTTGCTGCTGCGCAAATTCGGCAACAAACTTTCAGGGGTCGTCAGCAAGACGCCGGTGTTGGTGAAAGGAATCGCCTGACTGTTCCAGAAACTGAATTTGCCGCCCGCAAATTCCGTCGCATCAACGATGGAATCAAAACCGCGCGCCGTGTCATCGAACGGTTTGCTGTCGCCCGAGGCAAAGAAAACCGAGCCTTTGAACCGCAGCCAGTCTCTATCACGCGAAAGTTCCAGTGCCGCCATCTGCGCGTTGATGTCGGTGCGACGACCGGCAATCGGATTGCGGGTGTCGTGCCCGAGCGCCTGATAGAAAGCGTGATTGATATTAAGCGTTCCGATGTGCCCGTCACCGGCAAAGCCTAAATAAAAAGCTTTGATGCCGTGCGGCGCAACATCACCGATAAGCGCAGGACGCACGAGAAAATCATTCTCATCGAAATGGCGCGATGGGCGGTCATTGTTGTAATGAAAACTGAGTTGCGCTGTGTAACCTTTCCAGCGAGTGTCTTGCCGATAGAGATTGGCAATGAACACCGTCTGGTCGCGAAACTCGCCACGGTTGATGCGGGTATTTAATTCGCTGTTGGTATCTTTTTCGAGTAAATAAAAATATGCCGAGTTGAAGTTATAGCGGTTATTTGCCGCCTGTCCGAAAAGGCGCACGCCGAGGTTGTAATCGCTGAAAATGAAACTGCGAAAATCGCTGTTGAATTGTTGAATGCCGGCGCGCACGAAGGTCGTATCAAAATACGGACTCTCGCCGGCGCGGTTATCAATGTACCCGCGCTGGTTTTTATTGGTGTTATCGCGCCCGCGCAAAAACGGCAACAGTCTGGTGGTATCGCCAACTCGCTGTTCAAAAAACATCTCCTGAAAACTGATGTAACCATCCAGACGATTTGCGCCGATGATGGGATTGACGTTGACGAGGTTGCGCTCCTGGGTATTGAGGTGATTGATGTTGAATACGGGGGTGACGCGCGCCCGCCAGTTGATGGGTTTAAATGCCGTGTCGCCGTTA contains these protein-coding regions:
- a CDS encoding cytochrome c3 family protein → MRFKLVIVVLYVLASAIASLSFVRPLNSSDDAQTGFQIPLDLAGKRGLVLFNHKKHEALINADQTFKHKAQPNVACTGCHHSVKEITQAKQFQKCSSCHKNEANAANPDDSDGIDLNAREIYHRLCISCHRASNFRASNYRIRDSKFTRCGECHDRDANTATIARVEDELQPALDPNEVIYPKPEPKRLVPDANEKIVSPFDLPLGYAGKSRIEPAPQTVGDKLPITDRWRIGFPEEPRYKRGSLLNPYRQNVLKGDYPIFRQHNFLILNLESETFVNARRIPVPSGVSSERPESTEFFGRGGQVLTKQTFITSVEFFNGDTAFKPINWRARVTPVFNINHLNTQERNLVNVNPIIGANRLDGYISFQEMFFEQRVGDTTRLLPFLRGRDNTNKNQRGYIDNRAGESPYFDTTFVRAGIQQFNSDFRSFIFSDYNLGVRLFGQAANNRYNFNSAYFYLLEKDTNSELNTRINRGEFRDQTVFIANLYRQDTRWKGYTAQLSFHYNNDRPSRHFDENDFLVRPALIGDVAPHGIKAFYLGFAGDGHIGTLNINHAFYQALGHDTRNPIAGRRTDINAQMAALELSRDRDWLRFKGSVFFASGDSKPFDDTARGFDSIVDATEFAGGKFSFWNSQAIPFTNTGVLLTTPESLLPNLRSSKFEGQANFVNPGILVYNAGVEAELTPKMRGVLNANYSHFHRTETLSELLFQPNVRKSIGFDYGLGVIFRPILNENIIIAGGFSSLIPGTGFKDIFSSNCSGQGCGANAKTLFSAFVKVKLVY